The following proteins come from a genomic window of Triticum aestivum cultivar Chinese Spring chromosome 6A, IWGSC CS RefSeq v2.1, whole genome shotgun sequence:
- the LOC123127965 gene encoding high mobility group B protein 4: MKGKADTSKKGEGRLKAAGGASKRKKDAAAAGKPKRPPSAFFVFMSEFRQQYNAENPNNKSVANVSKAAGEKWRAMSDEDKAPYVEKAEQKKKDYEKTKATFDNKESASSKKAKTQNDEEVKSEVEDEGSDEENEDDDE; the protein is encoded by the exons ATGAAGGGCAAGGCCGACACCTCCAAGAAGGGCGAGGGCAG GCTCAAGGCCGCCGGCGGCGCCAGCAAGAGGAAGAAGGACGCCGCTGCCGCTGGCAAGCCCAAGCGCCCAccctccgccttcttcgtcttcat GTCTGAGTTCAGGCAGCAGTACAACGCGGAGAACCCCAACAACAAGAGTGTCGCCAAC GTGAGCAAGGCGGCGGGTGAGAAGTGGAGAGCTATGTCTGATGAG GACAAAGCACCTTATGTGGAAAAGGCTgaacagaagaagaaggactaTGAGAAGACCAAAGCCACCTTTGATAACAAG GAGAGTGCGAGCTCCAAGAAGGCCAAGACTCAGAACGATGAGGAGGTCAAAtctgaggtcgaagatgagggtaGCGATGAG GAAAACGAGGACGATGATGAGTAA